The nucleotide window TCATTTTTCTCGTCCAGAATTTACTTGGGGAAAGCTATGCTCCAACCCAGCCACTGGTGCCATTGTGCAATCCAGCGGGATGGCAGTCACCTTGCTGTTTAGTTACGACCCatgaaaggatgaaaaagaaagaaagaaaaacacagagcatacacacacagaacGAGGGTGGAGGCTGCGTGATGATAATGAAAACCATTTGTCAGGATTTCGCTCCTTTCTTTCTGGATCGGCCGAGTTCCTGGCACCAGGCCTCTGTCTGCGAAGGGAGCTGCACCCCTAAGACCTTCCAGGGGCTCGTTCACCATGTCCAGTCCATGTCACGCCGTGTCCTCAGAAAGGAGGGCACTTGATTGTCCCGGCTCCCTCTGGGCCACAGCCTAGACTGGGCCTGGCTCCAGTCTCACCTCTGTCTTAAGGGGCCTCCCCCACCCTGTGGAATCAGGCATTAACCTCAGTTTCCAGCTCTGCCTTAGCCAGACTGCGGTTTGCTGTAAGAAGGGCTCTCCCCTTGCTTGCATTGTGTCCACCGGCAGTCCCCGCTTCCTTTTGAGCTGTtctactttccttctttccacagACCTGATCTCCATATTCCCAAAATACAGATTCACACCTTTGTTTTtaggataaaaaagcaaaataaaaatttaaaacgaaaacaaaaaagtgtcaacaacccccccccggcccccaatTTACAACCGGTGGAACAGTGTGTATCTGCCTGAGCATGTTTGTGGTGCTTGCATCGTCCCTGAGAGAGGAATGGCCTCGAAAGACGTGTGTTGTAGTTACAGTAATGTGCACTTGGGCCCGTGAAGTCCTAGTGCCTAATTGTCCACCTCTCGATCTGCCCCTTTCTCAAACCCATCATGGCATTTGCCCCAGTCATGTCTCTCATTCAGACCTGTGGAGCACGGCGGCATTCTCTCCACCCTCTGCCACCACCACTCtccccaccaccatcatcaccatgacCAGCTCCTCCTCCATCACCAGGACCACTACCCTTATTGCCATCGCCGCCTCCACCAACATTTCCACCACCAGCTCCACCGCCATTACCTCCATCACCGTGACCGCTACCCTTACCGCCATCGCCGCCTCCACCAACATTTCCACCACCAGCTCCACCGCCATTACCTCCATCACCGTGACCGCTACCCTTACCGCCATCGCCGCCTCCACCAACATTTCCACCACCAGCTCCACCGCCATTACCTCCATCACCGTGACCGCTACCCTTACCGCCATCGCCGCCTCCACCAACATTTCCACCACCAGCTCCACCGCCATTACCTCCATCACCGTGACCGCTACCCTTACCGCCATCGCCGCCTCCATCAACATTTCCACCACCAGCTCCACCATCACCATGACCACCACCATCCTATCATCACTACCATCATTTTCCCCAACACCTCCtcaccaccgtcaccaccaccaccaccaccagcaccaccaccagAGGACTCCAAGAACTTTCTGGAGTCAGGGAAGTCTTGCCAATGTTCCCCCAAGATCTCCTCTTAGGCTGTCAAGAAAACGAGCAGAACCAGAAGAGAGCCACACCCGGGGGTCATTTATTCTCTCCAGAGTTGTTAAATGAATTGTTTAGGTCCATATTGCTTCCAATGGAGTGGTGACTAGAGCCACGTCTAGAAATCAATATTCCTGCTTTCCCGTCTCTTCtattatactgttttccagcacCTCTTCTGgaaactgctttttttccccttccctctcctgagATTTTCTTGTTTGTCTTGCTGTTGCTGTTACCTTTGCTTTTCTAATAATGTAGATGACAACATTATTCAGTTTAGACCTGgataaaattatatcaaaagaGGAAGATCTATGATTGTCACAGtgacattatacacacacacacacacacacacacacacacacacacaaattcacaaAGGTAAATAAGGAGTTATGTACCTTGGCCCTCCAAAATGAGGCGGGTGCTTCCATATGTCTAATGCAATGTGTTAAGGATAAGTGTACAATTGTTGCTAGCCATCTttgagtttttctatttcttcacatttGAAGCCAAGTGGACTTTGTGTTTAGGCCCATGCAGGCCTCCCTGACCCCTCCcagcagcctccagaaggagGTATTCCTCTGACTAGTTTGATTCCATAGAGGTGATTGGCTCCCACTTGCAAGAGGGGAGTTCCCTGCGGGCCCATGTATGGCTCTCTCCTGGCCCTTCTGTGCCGGAATGAGAAGAGGCCCATCAGCTGGACCAGGAAGAAGCTTGGCCAACTCCCTGCCATGCTTCTTCCTTGGCCACAAGGGTGAGCACACCAATACTGGAAATCTGAGTCTGGGCTTTGCGGGGAGAAAAGGCAAGGGTGGGATAGAAATACCCCCGAAGATTCCCCTTAGGCCTCTCTCTTAGGCTGTCTGAGAGGCATCAATAAAGATAGCACTGCCTATATGTTAGgtgtaaaattaaatgtaatgtaaTATGATGTATTAAAATATGTCAAGCCCTTCACTGGCGTAAACTGTGGGCCAGAAGTGAGTATAACTGCTACCACCGATAATATATGACAGTTATTGTGTATTATGTGCCACTCTActaagggttttcttttcttttctttttttttttcgtttatttattttttggacagagagagacagagcatgaacgggggaggggcagagagagagggagacagaatcggaaacagactccaggctctgagccatcagcccagagcccgacgcggggctcgaactcacggaccgcgagatcgtgacctggctgaagtcggacgcttaaccgactgcgccacccaggcgccccatggttttcTATAGATCAACTTCTAAAATGCCTATTAAAAACCTCTGAGATCAGTATTATCCCCATCGTACAGATAAGGTAACTTCCAACTCAGCATGAGGTGGAGAAGTGCAAGGTGACCCTGCGTAGGGGATGGTGTTATGGACAAGAGCCCGGCCCTCTTGCTCTGGGATCCCCTCCTCCACACCTACTCTAGATTGCTCACAAGTCTGACCATCCAAAGGGGCAACAGCTTCATCCTCTGGCTTCTGGACTGAGGGTCGATTTCTGCTTCTGCGACATGGGTAATGGACAGGTGGAATGTAGCTATTCTATTATTTCCCACATATTTTTCATTCTCAAATTTACctaactgcttttaaaaatctagtgCTGATATCTATaattttccaattataaaatacctTGACTTCTCCACTTCTCTGTCACGAGACTCTCCTTGTTTACAAACTTGAGAGAACGCATAGACCATACTCCCGCCTCACGAAAATAACCACCAAGAAATAGACCCAGGAAAGACCCACTATTGACAGAAATGTAGGCACAGAAGATAGATGCTTGGAGTAGGCAGCCGTTTCTTCCTGAGTAATTTACAGACATTGGAATGGAGTTATTGCActtactttcatatattttgtttgagATTTACGCCTCATTGTGAGACCATGAACAAAAACCACAGGCAGGACAAGAACTACTCACTCTGGGCTGGGATGTGATTCTCTGTTAGTTGGCTTTTTGGGTGTGAAGACCAAGCCAGAGGCCAATGGAACCAAGTGGAGTCTGTTAATATTTCCATTCATGGACATGCAATAGAAAACCATCTCATACATTTACAGGAAAACATCGAATATAATATCGTTGTGGAGCTTAATCAGAACCAGAGTAAAATTCCAGTCGCCAAGAATAGAAACTTAccctaatgatttcatttttagtcCAAAATATACAGTGTTTTCGCTGCCTGCTCTGTTTGTCACTTTCTAAAACAAGAAATTACCAACCTATGACTTTGGTTTGAGGGATGGGTGGAAAGTAATAAACACTGAACAGAAATGCAAAGAGATCGAATATCAAGGGTCCTTGGTGAATGAGCATTCAGAAGTGGATTCAGTCTGTGAATTGTTGACTTTATTTCCCAGAACTGTGTGAATTACTCAATCAGGGTTCAATTGtccaggcttcatgctgtcagcagtGAGTACTTCTTACAACAGGAGTCAATCAAAAGGCAAAGAAGAGGAGGTTGAGTTACCAccagtgtttttgtgttttgttttgttttgttttgttttgtttttaggcagACATGGCTGTTTTCACTATTAGCAGGTGAAATGGTTTTTCCTGGGCGAGTGAGAATCTCGCACTAGGAAAAAACAGGATACCTATTGGGAATCTTGCTGCTATGTGTGCAGCCGAGCGGGGGTTCCATCTTAAGCTCTAGAGTGAAAATCTGATAGTCCCTTTAGCTCACCAGCCCACTGCCTCCAGAGACCCTCTTGAAAAGACACagggtctctgtcttcttttaaCTTCTCAAGAATAGCATGAGCAGGAAAGTGCAAATCACAGGAAGGCTCTTCACCAATGAGCAATGGCTGTCACCTATAGGCTGACAGTGCCATTTTGGCAGACACATTAGAGAGGCACACACTGGCCA belongs to Felis catus isolate Fca126 chromosome C1, F.catus_Fca126_mat1.0, whole genome shotgun sequence and includes:
- the LOC111561798 gene encoding cell wall integrity and stress response component 4-like, whose translation is MFVVLASSLREEWPRKTCVVVTVMCTWAREVLVPNCPPLDLPLSQTHHGICPSHVSHSDLWSTAAFSPPSATTTLPTTIITMTSSSSITRTTTLIAIAASTNISTTSSTAITSITVTATLTAIAASTNISTTSSTAITSITVTATLTAIAASTNISTTSSTAITSITVTATLTAIAASTNISTTSSTAITSITVTATLTAIAASINISTTSSTITMTTTILSSLPSFSPTPPHHRHHHHHHQHHHQRTPRTFWSQGSLANVPPRSPLRLSRKRAEPEESHTRGSFILSRVVK